The proteins below are encoded in one region of Rhodoluna lacicola:
- a CDS encoding phosphomannomutase/phosphoglucomutase, protein MNIDWDAIVKTYDVRGLVGKSLTTQIVAALAAGFVDELGAAGKDVVVGHDMRDSSPEFADAFAAGAQARGANVLSIGLCSTDESYFASGVLNAPAAMFTASHNPAAYNGIKFSRAGARGISMDTGLAAIRDRAKIYMETGIDEVEVPGSYRDMHILIQYAAYLRELVDLSDIRPLKVVVDAANGMGGMTVPAVLGHASDLPQLPLEIIPMYFELDGSFPNHEANPLDPKNLVDLQKAVLEHGADIGLAFDGDADRCFVIDENGQAVTPSAVAAIVAHREIAREKRANPKADVTVLHNLLTSRVVKEVIEADGARAVKTKVGHSLIKDQMAATNAIFGGEHSAHYYFRDFWGADNGMLAAMHVLAEYGSQDQPLSEFAKKYNPYYLSGEINSTVSDVAAAKARVQAAFADRADFDEFDGITATNKQELGKPADAGNWWWFNVRASNTEPLLRLNVEASTEADMVQIRDEVLNLIQQKA, encoded by the coding sequence ATGAATATTGATTGGGACGCAATCGTCAAAACCTACGACGTGCGTGGTTTAGTTGGCAAATCTCTCACCACCCAAATCGTGGCTGCGCTGGCAGCGGGTTTCGTAGATGAGTTGGGCGCCGCGGGTAAAGATGTTGTGGTTGGCCACGACATGCGTGACTCGTCACCAGAATTTGCAGATGCCTTTGCCGCAGGGGCTCAGGCTCGTGGCGCAAATGTTTTGTCCATTGGACTTTGCTCAACCGATGAGAGCTACTTTGCCTCCGGTGTTCTAAACGCACCAGCTGCAATGTTCACCGCAAGTCACAACCCGGCCGCATATAACGGCATCAAGTTTTCACGAGCGGGCGCCCGCGGCATCAGCATGGACACCGGTCTAGCTGCGATTCGTGATCGCGCGAAGATTTACATGGAAACTGGAATTGACGAGGTAGAAGTTCCGGGCAGCTACCGTGACATGCACATCCTGATTCAATACGCGGCCTACCTGCGTGAGCTGGTTGATCTCTCAGACATCCGCCCACTCAAAGTTGTGGTTGACGCCGCCAATGGAATGGGTGGCATGACGGTTCCTGCGGTTCTTGGTCACGCCAGTGACCTTCCGCAATTGCCGCTTGAAATCATACCCATGTACTTTGAGCTGGATGGCTCGTTCCCAAATCACGAGGCCAATCCGCTTGACCCAAAAAACTTGGTTGACCTGCAGAAGGCGGTGCTGGAACACGGAGCCGACATTGGCTTGGCTTTTGATGGCGATGCGGACCGATGCTTTGTAATCGATGAAAATGGGCAGGCGGTAACCCCGTCGGCAGTTGCGGCTATTGTGGCCCACCGTGAGATTGCCCGCGAAAAGCGCGCCAACCCCAAGGCAGACGTCACCGTGCTGCACAATTTGCTTACCTCGCGAGTGGTGAAAGAAGTTATCGAGGCCGATGGTGCCCGCGCAGTAAAGACCAAGGTGGGACATTCGCTCATCAAAGACCAGATGGCCGCTACCAACGCTATTTTCGGCGGCGAGCACAGTGCACACTATTACTTCCGTGATTTTTGGGGTGCAGATAACGGAATGTTGGCGGCCATGCATGTGTTGGCAGAGTATGGGTCGCAAGATCAGCCTCTTTCGGAATTTGCTAAAAAGTACAATCCTTATTACTTGAGCGGCGAAATCAACTCGACCGTCTCTGATGTCGCTGCCGCCAAGGCTCGCGTGCAGGCTGCTTTCGCAGACCGCGCCGACTTTGATGAGTTTGACGGCATCACCGCAACAAATAAACAAGAGCTAGGCAAGCCTGCTGATGCTGGGAACTGGTGGTGGTTCAACGTTCGTGCCTCGAACACAGAGCCGCTGCTTCGTTTAAATGTCGAAGCCTCAACCGAGGCCGATATGGTCCAGATTCGCGACGAGGTTCTAAACCTTATCCAGCAGAAAGCGTAA